In a genomic window of Vibrio marisflavi CECT 7928:
- a CDS encoding DEAD/DEAH box helicase — MLFRELGLCNSLCETVEQLGYTEPTPIQSKAIPLVLSGKDLLAAAQTGTGKTAAFSLPIINQMLKEPIAVSSEKKVRCLVLVPTRELAQQVFEAVVSFSKETSLRCVAVYGGTSIKAQRDALKLGCDIVVATPGRLLDHHHCGHISLKHVEHFVLDEADRMLDMGFKPDIQRVLRHLKPQRQTLLFSATFTPQIKELAYKLLNEPEEVEASEQNSTAATVKEMLYPVDKQKKAALLAYLIGSRNWQQVLVFTRTKEGSDKLAKELKLDGIKAVSINGDKSQGARTKALEDFKTGQVRALIATDVAARGLDIPQLDQVVNFDLPFKAEDYVHRIGRTGRAGREGLAVSLMSHDQEYLLTPIENLLDRRLPQEWLAGFEPSPTPVNDKPDQPRQRKGRNRDKQKLKAKLKIHAGRGKKKS, encoded by the coding sequence ATGCTATTTCGCGAACTAGGCCTTTGTAACTCTTTATGTGAAACCGTTGAACAGTTGGGTTATACCGAGCCAACTCCAATTCAATCCAAGGCGATCCCGCTGGTATTATCGGGTAAAGACTTGCTAGCAGCGGCACAAACGGGAACAGGCAAAACTGCAGCGTTTTCATTGCCAATCATTAATCAAATGCTTAAAGAGCCGATTGCCGTCAGCAGCGAGAAAAAAGTACGTTGCTTAGTTTTAGTGCCAACCCGCGAACTTGCACAACAGGTCTTTGAGGCTGTGGTTAGTTTTAGTAAGGAAACCAGCCTGCGATGTGTTGCTGTTTATGGTGGAACAAGCATAAAAGCGCAAAGGGATGCACTAAAACTTGGCTGTGACATTGTGGTCGCGACACCGGGGCGTTTACTGGACCACCATCACTGTGGGCATATTAGCCTAAAGCATGTAGAACATTTTGTATTGGATGAAGCAGACAGAATGCTGGATATGGGATTCAAACCTGATATCCAGAGAGTTCTTCGTCACCTCAAGCCGCAGCGTCAAACTTTGTTGTTTTCAGCAACGTTTACTCCTCAGATAAAAGAACTTGCTTATAAGCTACTGAATGAACCCGAAGAGGTAGAAGCCTCCGAGCAAAATAGCACAGCGGCCACAGTAAAAGAGATGCTATATCCAGTTGATAAGCAGAAAAAAGCCGCGTTGCTTGCCTATTTAATCGGTTCGCGAAACTGGCAACAAGTGTTGGTTTTCACTCGAACTAAAGAGGGTAGTGACAAGCTGGCAAAAGAGCTCAAACTAGATGGAATTAAGGCTGTTTCCATTAATGGTGATAAAAGTCAGGGTGCGAGAACGAAAGCACTAGAAGACTTTAAAACCGGTCAAGTTCGCGCCTTGATTGCAACCGATGTGGCTGCCAGAGGCTTAGATATTCCCCAACTTGATCAGGTTGTTAACTTTGATTTGCCATTCAAAGCAGAAGACTATGTCCACCGTATCGGCCGAACAGGACGAGCTGGAAGAGAAGGCTTGGCGGTGTCGCTGATGTCCCACGATCAAGAGTATCTGTTGACTCCGATAGAGAATTTGTTAGATAGGCGTTTGCCACAAGAATGGCTAGCAGGATTTGAACCTAGCCCAACCCCTGTAAACGACAAGCCTGACCAACCTCGCCAGCGTAAAGGCCGCAATCGAGATAAGCAGAAATTGAAGGCAAAGCTGAAAATACATGCAGGGCGCGGTAAAAAGAAAAGTTAA
- a CDS encoding cupredoxin domain-containing protein → MKIIISLIISLFSAGLLAATDVIEGEQARVSYEAAQDGSLALIQKRKTFYLKQPDQKKLKRKPTEITVKAGEVIYILNSEKKITHNIYDESDESWVLTAQEPGDIAAVTFNDKGEHNLKCAIHPKMKLKLIVE, encoded by the coding sequence ATGAAAATTATCATATCGTTAATTATTTCTTTATTTTCAGCTGGTTTATTGGCTGCCACAGACGTTATTGAAGGCGAGCAAGCCAGAGTCAGCTATGAAGCTGCGCAAGATGGTTCACTCGCATTGATTCAAAAAAGAAAAACGTTCTATTTAAAACAGCCTGATCAGAAGAAATTAAAAAGAAAGCCGACGGAAATCACTGTCAAAGCAGGTGAGGTTATATACATACTCAATAGTGAGAAAAAAATCACCCACAATATATATGACGAAAGTGATGAGTCTTGGGTTTTAACTGCTCAAGAGCCCGGTGATATTGCAGCTGTAACTTTTAATGATAAAGGTGAACACAACCTAAAATGTGCCATTCACCCGAAAATGAAACTAAAGCTGATAGTAGAGTAG
- a CDS encoding substrate-binding periplasmic protein yields MTTWVTEEFPPWSYTENGEVKGFYIDLLEAIWAELETDETRSAIQVLPWARGMNYLEHRSGTALFSNAKPKSREKLGFQWVGPIKANNRLVLTVKKDIQSPISTMNQVNSFFCKQSIGIINRDISEEIFLENGGQEEKLHRLNSGSSLLQMLVANRVAAIYYKHFQTFYYIKTLGYEESDFKSIYVNASSTKNQDGYFAFHKDTESKLVERFQMAFKTLEEKGVVPNFLLNTS; encoded by the coding sequence ATGACCACATGGGTAACTGAAGAGTTTCCTCCCTGGAGCTATACAGAAAATGGTGAGGTTAAAGGCTTTTATATCGACTTACTCGAAGCCATATGGGCAGAACTCGAGACAGATGAAACGAGGAGCGCAATCCAAGTTTTACCATGGGCGAGAGGCATGAATTACTTAGAGCATCGCTCTGGCACGGCCCTGTTTTCTAACGCTAAGCCTAAAAGCCGTGAAAAGTTAGGTTTCCAGTGGGTTGGCCCTATCAAAGCCAATAACCGTCTAGTCTTAACGGTTAAAAAGGATATTCAATCACCGATTTCCACAATGAACCAAGTCAATAGCTTTTTCTGCAAACAGTCTATCGGTATCATCAACAGAGACATTAGCGAAGAGATTTTTTTAGAGAATGGAGGACAAGAAGAAAAATTGCATCGATTAAACTCAGGCAGCTCTTTATTACAAATGCTGGTTGCCAACAGGGTTGCTGCAATTTACTACAAGCACTTTCAAACCTTCTATTACATCAAAACACTTGGCTATGAAGAGAGCGATTTTAAATCAATATACGTAAATGCTTCATCTACTAAAAACCAGGACGGATACTTTGCTTTCCATAAAGATACTGAATCTAAGCTAGTCGAACGCTTTCAAATGGCCTTTAAGACACTTGAAGAAAAAGGAGTTGTTCCGAACTTCTTGCTAAATACAAGCTAA
- the agaR gene encoding transcriptional repressor AgaR has product MTSTERRQKIMLHIHQNSSGKVDDFVHLFNVSAVTIRHDLNLLEKEGCVTRCYGGARLNPNFAFDQPLCHKDQINRNIKLSIAKAAAELIDDGDAIILDSGSTISLMPQYLTQKQQLVVMTNALNTAYQLSSYDNVNLHVIGGTLRRTACSLIGSHGEQQIRSYLFDKLFLGVDGFDLIAGITTPDNYEAQINRAMCNAARKVIAVTDSTKFGRKSFCMIRAVNQIDILVTDSHIPSTTHQSLLESGVEVIIAEQTIN; this is encoded by the coding sequence ATGACAAGCACAGAGCGAAGACAAAAAATAATGCTGCACATTCATCAGAACAGCTCTGGTAAAGTTGATGACTTTGTCCACTTATTTAACGTGTCTGCGGTTACTATTCGCCATGACCTCAACCTGTTGGAAAAAGAAGGTTGCGTAACCCGCTGCTACGGCGGTGCCCGACTCAATCCAAATTTTGCTTTCGACCAACCTCTATGCCACAAAGATCAAATCAATCGCAACATAAAGCTGAGTATCGCGAAAGCCGCAGCTGAACTCATTGATGACGGTGATGCCATTATTTTGGACTCCGGATCAACCATTAGTCTCATGCCACAGTATCTCACACAAAAACAGCAACTAGTTGTCATGACTAACGCTCTCAATACTGCATATCAACTGAGTAGTTACGACAACGTTAATTTGCATGTTATAGGTGGCACACTGCGCCGGACTGCTTGTTCACTAATTGGCAGCCATGGCGAACAACAAATCCGTTCTTACCTTTTTGACAAACTGTTCCTTGGCGTTGATGGCTTCGACTTAATCGCAGGCATTACGACACCCGACAATTACGAAGCGCAAATTAACCGAGCAATGTGTAACGCCGCTCGGAAAGTTATTGCTGTCACTGATTCAACTAAGTTTGGTCGCAAGAGTTTTTGCATGATCCGAGCGGTCAATCAAATCGACATTCTGGTCACTGATAGCCACATTCCTAGTACTACTCACCAATCTCTGCTTGAGAGTGGTGTAGAAGTCATCATCGCTGAACAAACCATAAATTAG
- the agaR gene encoding transcriptional repressor AgaR: protein MTTTAQRREAILLHIQTHQKGDVNSFAKQYSVSEVTIRNDLNYLEKQGCVTRCYGGALINRQFAFDKPLKDKKQINSHVKSAIATYAASLIDDGDKLILDSGSTTEQITHHLQDKKHLTVMTNGIHIAYQLANHPDIEVMVSGGTMREGSYSLHGSTGEELLAGFRFDKLFLGVDGFDIDSGITTPHQGEADINRKMVEAAQMVIAVTDSSKFNRQSFCLITRPEQIDVLITDRGIPQSYLTALTELGVDVRIVD from the coding sequence ATGACTACAACAGCCCAGCGACGTGAAGCTATTCTTCTGCATATTCAAACGCATCAAAAAGGTGATGTGAATTCTTTTGCAAAACAATACTCCGTGTCTGAAGTCACTATACGTAATGATCTCAATTATCTCGAAAAACAGGGCTGTGTCACCCGCTGTTATGGTGGTGCTTTGATCAATAGGCAATTTGCTTTTGACAAACCACTTAAAGACAAGAAACAAATAAATAGTCATGTGAAATCCGCTATTGCCACTTATGCTGCATCACTCATTGATGATGGGGATAAGCTGATCTTGGACTCTGGATCAACCACCGAGCAAATTACCCACCACCTACAAGATAAAAAACACCTTACCGTCATGACGAACGGAATTCATATCGCCTATCAACTTGCCAACCACCCAGATATTGAGGTGATGGTCAGTGGAGGCACGATGCGTGAAGGCTCTTACTCACTACATGGCAGCACCGGAGAAGAACTGCTGGCGGGATTTCGTTTTGATAAACTGTTTCTAGGCGTCGACGGTTTTGATATCGACTCTGGGATCACCACACCACATCAAGGTGAAGCAGATATCAACCGTAAAATGGTTGAGGCTGCTCAAATGGTTATTGCTGTAACTGATTCATCCAAGTTTAATCGTCAAAGCTTTTGCTTAATTACTCGCCCTGAACAAATTGATGTGCTGATCACTGACCGAGGCATTCCACAAAGTTACCTCACAGCACTTACCGAACTAGGTGTCGACGTTCGTATTGTTGACTAA
- a CDS encoding FG-GAP repeat protein, translated as MHSRISTLVTNIKLKLVLILGASHLLHGCSEQAFADSTTPEAFNITSVEASSNSIKTFDVVWGESTNANYYQVCLYDNTQTDNCLTLGSTTTNTNQTVTLDDTLLGSELEFFVIAYNGTEQTSSSMVTPDSATIVAAIGYFKASNTESDDNFGVSVSLSSDGNTWAVGAYSEDSDATGIDGNGSSNAELLSGAVYVFIRSSSTWTQQAYVKASNTESVDRFGFSVSLSSDGNAMVVGAYGEDSEATGVGGNEALNGAGLSGAAYVFSRSGSTWSQQAYVKASNTEANDNFGRSVAISLDGNTLAVGANGEDSEATGIDGNESLSSATESGAVYVFTLSGSTWSQQSYIKASNTEADDNFGISVSLSSDGNTLAVGANGEDSEATGIDGTESVNGALQSGAVYVFSRSGSTWSQQAYVKASNTEADDNFGASVSISSDGNTLVVGADGEDSEATGIDGNDSLNGALSSGAAYVFSRSGSTWSQQAYVKASNTAADDNFGVSVSISSDGNTLAVGATGEDSESTGVDGDGTVNGASASGAVYVFSRSGSTWSQQAYFKASNAEADDNYGASVSSNSDGSTLAVGADGEDSEATGVEGDETVNGASASGAVYLY; from the coding sequence ATGCACTCGAGAATATCGACCCTTGTCACAAACATTAAACTGAAACTAGTGCTAATACTCGGCGCGAGTCACCTACTTCATGGGTGCAGTGAGCAAGCCTTCGCGGATTCGACAACGCCTGAAGCTTTTAATATTACTTCTGTGGAAGCCTCTTCAAACTCGATAAAGACCTTTGATGTAGTGTGGGGTGAAAGCACCAACGCGAATTACTATCAAGTTTGTCTTTATGACAATACCCAAACAGACAATTGTTTAACACTTGGTAGCACGACTACCAACACAAACCAAACCGTCACACTTGATGACACATTGCTAGGCTCGGAGCTTGAGTTTTTTGTCATTGCTTATAATGGAACCGAACAAACCTCGAGCTCGATGGTGACACCAGACAGCGCAACCATAGTTGCTGCCATTGGTTATTTTAAAGCCTCTAATACCGAATCTGATGACAACTTTGGTGTTTCTGTTTCATTGAGCTCAGATGGCAACACGTGGGCCGTAGGCGCTTATTCTGAAGATTCCGATGCTACAGGAATTGATGGAAATGGATCGTCCAATGCTGAGTTATTGTCTGGGGCAGTGTATGTTTTCATCCGCAGTAGTAGTACATGGACACAGCAAGCCTATGTGAAAGCATCGAACACTGAAAGTGTTGATCGGTTTGGCTTTTCTGTTTCGTTGAGTTCAGATGGCAATGCAATGGTTGTGGGAGCTTATGGCGAAGATTCTGAAGCTACAGGGGTTGGCGGCAATGAGGCACTCAACGGAGCAGGTTTGTCAGGAGCCGCATATGTCTTTAGCAGAAGTGGCAGCACTTGGTCACAGCAAGCTTATGTCAAAGCCTCCAATACCGAAGCCAATGATAATTTTGGTCGTTCTGTGGCAATAAGTTTAGATGGTAATACGTTGGCAGTAGGCGCAAATGGTGAAGACTCGGAGGCCACTGGTATTGATGGAAATGAATCACTGAGTAGTGCTACTGAGTCCGGGGCAGTGTATGTTTTTACTCTAAGTGGCAGTACTTGGTCACAGCAATCCTACATCAAAGCCTCTAACACTGAGGCTGACGACAACTTTGGTATTTCTGTTTCTTTGAGTTCTGATGGCAATACGTTGGCAGTGGGCGCGAATGGTGAGGACTCTGAAGCTACAGGTATTGATGGAACTGAATCGGTCAATGGGGCGCTGCAGTCAGGAGCGGTGTATGTCTTTAGCAGAAGTGGTAGCACTTGGTCGCAGCAAGCTTATGTTAAGGCTTCCAATACCGAAGCTGATGATAATTTTGGCGCTTCTGTTTCCATTAGCTCTGATGGCAATACGCTGGTGGTAGGCGCTGATGGTGAGGACTCTGAGGCCACTGGCATTGATGGAAATGATTCGCTCAATGGTGCACTCTCCTCGGGAGCGGCGTATGTTTTTAGCAGAAGTGGTAGCACTTGGTCACAGCAAGCCTATGTGAAAGCATCTAATACTGCGGCTGATGACAACTTTGGTGTTTCTGTTTCAATCAGTTCTGATGGCAATACGTTAGCAGTGGGAGCAACTGGAGAAGACTCAGAGAGCACGGGCGTTGATGGAGACGGAACGGTTAACGGGGCATCAGCATCAGGGGCGGTGTATGTCTTTAGCAGAAGTGGTAGCACTTGGTCACAGCAAGCTTACTTTAAAGCGTCCAATGCTGAAGCTGATGACAACTATGGTGCGTCTGTGTCATCAAATTCAGACGGTAGTACTTTGGCAGTGGGTGCCGATGGTGAAGATTCAGAAGCAACCGGCGTTGAAGGTGATGAAACAGTCAATGGTGCTTCAGCATCAGGAGCTGTGTATCTGTACTGA
- a CDS encoding methyl-accepting chemotaxis protein gives MIKLTIKKTLILSFLVIFFLILAVSIYSLTSFIKLGKYVENIYQGPLQTISYSRSAQVNFGLMRNAYLTIKANDGEIDEEEMIDLMAEYYEIGIEDLGVVEEWSKEQKSLVLMKEIIDLSTQIYDSLSASIDGEGIDNALLTEQFDELNESCELLVEYEATYGFRFVQSVGVEVQKTPMVFGTIFSLSLVLIILLAYYVVRSINKPLKHLVHKLSLLSSGDLTQVPTVSKKGDEFSVISQSIRSLIVAIENIIVSIKSNVLNLNEKSEDILCHSTNTKESVTEQKSLANQTSDTMKIAQDNTHEVLDCISESVSDLRQASESAEQGKVVVADTVSNVKVLSEQFDLVSAQIVELESDVEGVNLILEAIKTIADQTNLLALNAAIEAARAGEQGRGFAVVADEVRTLSNRTQESTSQIHEVLDRLQTSSKNAIQAMKEGAVHTQNTYSKVNQVGDTFSVINSNVGNLMVKMSNIEDKTAIQQETINNLDSLVRKITGISESTLTNAEKTSLKSHELSDIAHQLNDLVSKFKSDKDNEGQIF, from the coding sequence ATGATTAAGCTGACGATAAAGAAAACCCTAATACTAAGCTTCCTCGTCATATTTTTCTTAATATTGGCTGTTTCTATATATTCTCTAACTTCGTTTATTAAGCTTGGTAAATATGTTGAGAATATATACCAAGGACCTCTACAAACAATTAGTTATTCTCGTTCAGCGCAAGTCAACTTTGGTTTAATGAGAAATGCCTATCTTACGATTAAGGCAAATGATGGAGAGATTGACGAAGAAGAGATGATTGATCTCATGGCAGAGTATTATGAAATCGGAATTGAAGATCTAGGGGTTGTTGAAGAATGGTCAAAGGAACAAAAATCCCTTGTTTTAATGAAGGAGATTATAGATCTCTCGACTCAGATTTATGACTCTCTTTCGGCAAGTATAGATGGAGAAGGAATCGATAATGCTTTGCTGACAGAGCAGTTTGATGAGTTGAATGAATCCTGTGAATTATTGGTTGAGTATGAGGCGACTTACGGATTCCGGTTTGTTCAATCGGTAGGTGTGGAAGTGCAGAAGACACCCATGGTATTTGGAACGATATTTTCTCTATCGTTGGTACTCATAATACTCCTCGCTTATTATGTTGTTCGCTCAATAAACAAACCACTGAAACACCTTGTTCATAAATTGAGTTTACTATCGTCTGGTGACTTAACTCAAGTCCCGACGGTGTCGAAAAAAGGTGATGAGTTTAGTGTCATTTCACAAAGCATTAGAAGCTTAATCGTTGCCATTGAAAATATTATTGTCTCTATTAAAAGCAATGTGTTGAACCTTAACGAAAAGTCAGAAGATATATTATGTCACTCGACCAACACTAAAGAGTCAGTGACCGAGCAGAAAAGTCTTGCTAATCAAACCTCAGACACAATGAAAATTGCGCAGGATAATACTCATGAGGTGCTTGATTGCATCTCTGAATCTGTTAGCGATCTAAGGCAAGCATCAGAATCAGCAGAACAAGGTAAAGTTGTTGTTGCTGATACAGTTTCGAATGTAAAAGTGTTGTCTGAGCAATTTGATCTCGTTTCAGCACAAATAGTCGAATTAGAGTCTGATGTAGAGGGTGTCAATCTCATATTAGAGGCCATTAAAACCATAGCTGATCAAACTAATTTGCTAGCGCTTAATGCAGCAATTGAAGCGGCGAGGGCTGGAGAACAAGGAAGAGGTTTTGCGGTGGTAGCAGATGAGGTGAGAACGCTTTCCAATAGAACTCAAGAGTCGACCAGCCAAATTCATGAAGTATTGGATCGTTTGCAAACCAGCTCTAAAAATGCGATTCAAGCGATGAAGGAAGGAGCAGTGCATACACAAAATACTTACTCAAAAGTGAATCAAGTTGGCGATACATTTTCTGTTATTAACTCCAACGTTGGTAACTTAATGGTCAAAATGAGTAACATTGAAGATAAAACTGCAATTCAACAGGAGACAATAAACAACCTAGATTCTTTGGTTAGAAAGATTACGGGAATCTCTGAATCAACATTAACCAATGCTGAGAAAACATCACTAAAAAGTCATGAACTTAGTGATATCGCTCATCAGCTTAATGACCTAGTATCAAAATTTAAATCTGACAAAGATAACGAGGGGCAAATTTTTTAA
- a CDS encoding diguanylate cyclase, whose translation MNYEQIGEQILAITERYKVPSILYNSVFTSRDLIPRTKYQYWVGSVTPDDEEAGVHLAEQLLLKAKKRKLEQINMLVINGNMKEISAQQRNQGLHQFIKHNPNISIVAETEAGVNWSRSESKHQFMEYYRKHPEINMVWAASDNLGLGVKDAIEELSLPKDTILVGSIDWQPEALQTIKKQPNYISVGGHFTEAAWGIVLLKDYLQGNDFVSESTQFHTQMYPITHQNIKMFQSFTDDNWQRIDFNELSKERNSEQLYNFSIKYLLDTHYQNTKALKLTEEELQWLKQHDTFRLAIDIDWPPFEFVNELGVYQGMSADYIKLVAERLGVELRPSINMSWSEVVEAAKRRELDMYPALAITPERKSYLKFTRPYLSFPMMIITNQDIPFIGDIDALNDAEVAIVKGYASHEMLRENHPRIKLFEAKTVSEALEAVSSGKVKAYVGNIATANYVIRRDGFTHLKISGATPYHFDLSMAVRSDWPILHTILQKALDSLSENEKNIIYSRWVTLRYDHGFDYSLVWKVIAISIVLLVFLSYWTKKLSNLNLKLNSEIAERKVIEEQLRQEKKKIEKLSITDPLTGLYNRRHYNKVLPDEIRRAQRSNDWLSFVILDVDSFKQYNDNYGHHNGDSQLIDIAKTLKSHCHRASDYCFRLGGEEFGIIFSSLSPEEAAAFVERLRAAIEHLQIEHKHSCVASVVTASFGLVTTNASNYEIEQLYEAADTALYKAKNSGRNRVEASVLFMEGAEKS comes from the coding sequence ATGAACTACGAGCAGATCGGAGAGCAGATCCTTGCCATAACCGAGCGCTATAAAGTTCCGAGTATCTTGTACAACTCAGTATTCACTTCTCGTGACCTGATTCCCCGCACAAAATATCAATACTGGGTTGGTAGTGTCACCCCAGATGATGAAGAAGCTGGGGTACATTTAGCAGAGCAACTTTTACTTAAAGCGAAAAAGCGCAAACTCGAACAGATCAACATGCTGGTCATTAATGGCAATATGAAGGAAATTTCTGCCCAGCAACGAAACCAAGGGCTACATCAATTCATCAAACATAACCCGAATATCTCTATTGTCGCTGAAACTGAGGCTGGTGTGAATTGGAGCCGCAGTGAATCGAAACATCAGTTTATGGAGTATTATCGCAAACACCCTGAGATAAATATGGTCTGGGCAGCTTCAGATAACCTTGGCCTAGGGGTGAAAGATGCAATTGAAGAGCTCTCCTTGCCAAAAGATACTATTCTCGTCGGTAGTATCGATTGGCAACCTGAAGCCCTACAAACAATCAAAAAACAGCCCAACTATATTTCGGTCGGCGGCCATTTCACTGAAGCAGCATGGGGAATAGTGCTACTAAAAGATTACCTTCAGGGAAACGACTTTGTTTCCGAGTCGACTCAATTTCACACACAAATGTATCCAATTACTCACCAAAACATCAAAATGTTCCAAAGCTTCACGGATGATAATTGGCAACGTATTGACTTCAATGAACTCTCGAAAGAGCGAAACTCAGAGCAACTATACAACTTCAGTATTAAATATCTCCTCGATACTCACTATCAAAACACTAAAGCACTCAAGCTAACCGAAGAAGAGCTACAGTGGTTGAAACAACACGACACCTTTCGATTGGCTATCGATATAGATTGGCCCCCATTTGAATTTGTTAATGAGTTAGGGGTTTATCAAGGCATGTCAGCAGACTATATCAAGCTAGTAGCCGAGCGACTTGGTGTTGAATTACGCCCTAGCATCAATATGAGTTGGTCAGAGGTTGTTGAGGCAGCTAAACGCAGAGAGCTAGATATGTATCCCGCTCTAGCAATTACTCCTGAGCGCAAAAGTTATTTGAAGTTCACGCGCCCGTATCTCAGCTTTCCAATGATGATCATTACTAACCAAGATATCCCTTTTATTGGTGATATTGATGCGTTAAACGATGCGGAAGTTGCCATTGTAAAAGGGTACGCTTCTCATGAAATGCTACGAGAAAACCATCCTAGAATTAAGTTATTTGAAGCCAAAACCGTTTCAGAAGCCCTAGAGGCAGTATCCTCTGGCAAAGTGAAAGCCTATGTTGGCAATATCGCGACAGCCAACTATGTGATAAGACGTGATGGATTCACCCATTTAAAAATTTCAGGCGCTACTCCTTACCATTTCGATCTCAGCATGGCAGTACGCAGTGATTGGCCAATACTGCATACTATTTTGCAAAAAGCGCTAGATTCACTTTCGGAAAACGAAAAAAATATCATCTATTCCCGTTGGGTAACGTTGCGGTATGACCATGGCTTTGATTACAGCTTGGTCTGGAAGGTTATCGCTATATCTATAGTGCTATTAGTATTCCTCAGTTACTGGACTAAAAAACTATCGAACCTAAATCTCAAATTAAATAGTGAAATTGCTGAGCGAAAAGTCATTGAAGAGCAATTGCGACAAGAAAAGAAAAAAATAGAGAAGCTATCTATCACCGACCCTCTGACAGGCCTCTATAATCGACGTCACTACAACAAAGTGTTGCCAGATGAAATTCGCAGAGCGCAACGCAGCAATGATTGGCTTAGCTTTGTCATTCTGGACGTGGACAGTTTCAAACAATACAACGATAACTATGGTCATCACAATGGTGATAGCCAGCTGATTGATATTGCCAAAACTTTAAAATCACATTGTCATCGAGCATCCGACTATTGTTTCAGGCTCGGCGGTGAGGAGTTTGGTATTATTTTCTCTAGCCTATCCCCCGAAGAAGCTGCAGCATTTGTCGAGAGACTAAGAGCAGCCATTGAGCACCTTCAGATCGAGCACAAACACAGTTGTGTCGCATCTGTAGTGACAGCATCATTTGGTTTGGTAACCACCAATGCATCGAATTACGAAATTGAACAGCTCTATGAAGCGGCAGACACAGCCCTTTACAAAGCAAAGAACTCTGGACGTAACCGGGTTGAAGCTTCAGTACTCTTTATGGAAGGAGCCGAAAAGAGTTAG